In Elephas maximus indicus isolate mEleMax1 chromosome 7, mEleMax1 primary haplotype, whole genome shotgun sequence, the following proteins share a genomic window:
- the LOC126080509 gene encoding olfactory receptor 8K3-like codes for MDKHNLTVLNEFILTGITDRPELQAPLFGLFLIIYMISVVGNLGIIILTKMDSQLQTPMYFFLRHLAITDLGYSTAVGPKMLVNFVVDENTISFYFCATQLAFFIVFITSELFILSAMSYDRYVAICNPLLYTVIMSQRVCQVLVAITYLYSTFVSLLITIKIFNLSFCGYNVIRHFYCDGLPLLSLLCSNTHEIESITLILAAFDFISSLLIVLVSYLLVLAAILRMNSAEGRHKALSTCVSHLTVVVVFYGTLSFMYVQPKSSHSFNTDKMASIFYTLVTPMLNPLIYSLRNKDVKYALHRMLRVLCNIFSQSSLYHVIHTHYIMDFKHFSVCLRRG; via the coding sequence atggacaaacacaatctaacagtgctgaatgagttcattctgacgggaatcacagaccgccctgagctgcaggctccattgttcgggctgttcctcatcatctacatgatctcagtggtgggcaacttgggcatcatcatcctcaccaagatggactcccAACTGcaaacacccatgtacttttttctcagacaccttgctatcactgatcttggttattcaacagctgtgggacccaaaatgttggtaaattttgttgtggatgagAACACAATCTCCTTTTATTTTTGTGCTACACAGCTGGCTTTCTTTATTGTGTTCATAACTAGTGAACTATtcattctgtcagcaatgtcctatgaccgctatgtggccatttgtaaccctctgctctacacagtcatcatgtcacaaagAGTGTGTCAGGTGCTGGTTGCAATCACTTATCTCTATAgcacatttgtttctcttctcatCACCATAAAGATatttaatttatccttctgtggctacaatgtcatcaggcatttctactgtgacgGTCTCCCCTTGTTATCTTTGCTCTGTTCAAATACACATGAAATCGAATCGATCACTCTCATTTTAGCagcttttgattttatttcatcACTCCTAATTGTTCTTGTTTCCTACCTCCTCGTTCTTGCAGCCATTCTCAGGATGAACTCAGCTGAGGGTAGGCACAAGGCTCTCTCCACCTGTGTATCCCACCTGACTGTGGTGgtagtgttctatgggactttaagCTTTATGTATGTGCAGCCCAAGTCCAGTCACTCCTTTAATACTGATAAaatggcttccatattttacaccctggtCACCCctatgttgaatcccttgatttaTAGTTTGAGAAATAAAGATGTGAAATATGCCTTACATAGGATGTTAAGAGTATTATGTAAcatattttctcaaagttcactATACCATGTCATTCATACACATTATATTATGGACTTTAAACACTTTTCTGTGTGCCTCCGGAGGGGATAG